A single region of the Arthrobacter sp. PAMC25564 genome encodes:
- a CDS encoding site-specific DNA-methyltransferase, whose protein sequence is MTDTVWAPDGSNLVVHADNAEYLPMLPDGAFTLIYVDPPFNTGRVQRRQQTTMVRNAGGEGDRVGFKGRSYDTIKGALHSYDDAFSDYWSFLEPRLMEAWRLLADDGTLYLHLDYREVHYAKVMLDAIFGRECFLNEIIWAYDYGARAKFRWPTKHDNILVYVKNPARYHFDSAEVDREPYMAPGLVTPAKRELGKLPTDVWWHTIVSPTGKEKTGYPTQKPEGLIRRVVAASSRPGDWCLDFFAGSGTLGAVAAKLDRRFVCVDQNQPAIDVMAKRLAAHAQFTEFPPLPPA, encoded by the coding sequence ATGACTGACACCGTCTGGGCGCCGGACGGCAGCAACCTGGTGGTACACGCGGACAACGCGGAGTACCTCCCCATGCTGCCGGACGGCGCCTTCACACTGATTTATGTGGATCCGCCCTTCAATACCGGGCGCGTCCAGCGGCGCCAGCAAACCACGATGGTCCGCAATGCCGGCGGCGAGGGTGACCGCGTCGGCTTCAAGGGCCGGTCCTATGACACCATCAAGGGCGCCCTGCACAGTTACGACGACGCGTTCAGCGACTACTGGTCCTTCCTGGAGCCGCGGCTCATGGAGGCCTGGCGGCTGCTCGCCGACGACGGCACCCTGTACCTGCACCTGGACTACCGCGAGGTGCACTACGCGAAGGTCATGCTCGACGCCATCTTCGGCCGCGAGTGTTTCCTCAACGAGATCATCTGGGCCTACGACTACGGTGCGCGGGCCAAGTTCCGCTGGCCCACCAAGCACGACAACATCCTTGTGTACGTCAAGAATCCGGCCAGGTACCACTTCGACAGCGCCGAGGTGGACCGCGAGCCGTACATGGCCCCGGGGCTCGTCACGCCGGCCAAGCGCGAGCTCGGCAAGCTGCCCACCGACGTCTGGTGGCACACCATCGTCTCCCCCACCGGCAAGGAGAAGACCGGCTATCCGACGCAGAAACCCGAGGGACTGATCCGTCGCGTGGTGGCAGCCTCAAGCCGCCCGGGCGACTGGTGCCTGGACTTCTTCGCCGGCTCCGGGACGCTCGGCGCAGTGGCCGCAAAACTCGACCGCAGGTTCGTCTGCGTGGACCAGAACCAGCCGGCCATCGATGTGATGGCCAAACGCCTCGCCGCGCACGCGCAGTTCACCGAGTTCCCGCCACTCCCCCCGGCCTGA
- a CDS encoding general stress protein gives MSNIFGAPRAGAPNGPDDARSVPKGDTVGSYNSYLDAQKAVDYLADQQFPVQMVSIVGNDLKMVERVTGRLTYPRVALSGALSGMWFGLFVGVLLSFFSTTPGYFSIVTSVLMGAAFFMLFGIVTYAMQRGKRDFTSTSQVVATSYDVVVSFEAANEARRLLHQLPMTQHDASGAPVGGYTQHDYQNQQPGQGPQRPAGWNDPYGQRMPEAGGQPAGQHAPEAPAQPGQSTQPAGPDESGQPAPRVSGVTYPDLPDGRPQYGLRAADVQKAQQAQEERQHQDGTQQ, from the coding sequence ATGTCAAACATTTTTGGTGCTCCCAGGGCCGGCGCCCCCAATGGCCCGGACGATGCCCGCAGTGTTCCCAAGGGGGACACCGTCGGTTCATACAACTCCTATCTGGATGCCCAGAAGGCGGTGGACTATCTGGCGGACCAGCAGTTTCCGGTGCAGATGGTCTCGATCGTGGGCAATGACCTGAAGATGGTGGAGCGGGTGACCGGCAGGCTCACGTATCCGCGTGTGGCCCTCTCGGGTGCGCTCAGCGGCATGTGGTTCGGCCTCTTCGTCGGAGTCCTGCTGTCCTTCTTCTCGACGACGCCGGGGTACTTTTCGATCGTGACGTCCGTACTGATGGGGGCCGCGTTCTTTATGCTTTTTGGCATCGTCACCTACGCCATGCAGCGCGGCAAGCGCGACTTCACCTCGACGAGCCAGGTCGTGGCGACCAGCTACGACGTCGTGGTGTCCTTCGAGGCCGCGAACGAGGCCCGCCGCCTGCTGCACCAGCTGCCCATGACCCAGCATGACGCCTCGGGGGCACCCGTGGGCGGCTACACCCAGCACGACTACCAGAACCAGCAGCCCGGGCAGGGTCCGCAACGACCCGCGGGCTGGAATGACCCGTACGGCCAGCGGATGCCGGAGGCGGGCGGCCAGCCGGCCGGACAGCATGCTCCGGAAGCCCCGGCACAGCCGGGCCAGTCCACCCAGCCTGCGGGCCCGGACGAGTCGGGCCAGCCTGCCCCGCGGGTCTCCGGCGTCACCTACCCGGACCTGCCGGACGGCAGGCCCCAGTACGGTCTCCGGGCAGCTGATGTGCAGAAGGCGCAACAGGCCCAGGAGGAGCGCCAGCACCAGGACGGCACCCAGCAATAG
- a CDS encoding Mrp/NBP35 family ATP-binding protein: MNTPLDGTPLDFPSDQAVHAALATVIDPELRRPITELGMVDTVEVSDGGRVRIGVLLTIAGCPLRGTITADCEAALSALPGVTGVEVELKVMTQDQRDALKEQLRGAGGQRGIPFNQPGSLTRVYAVASGKGGVGKSSVTVNLACALAAQGLRVGIVDADVYGFSVPALMGITQSPTRVDDMILPPVAYGVKVISIGMFVTGNQPVAWRGPMLHRALEQFLTDVYFGDLDALFLDLPPGTGDIAISVAQLLPQAQILVVTTPQAAAADVAERAGAIATQTGQAVAGVVENMSYLELPDGSRMELFGSGGGTVLAGRLSATVGTDVPLLGQIPLDILLREGGDAGVPLVLGRPETPAAVALLEIAGKLASVPRGLGGKPLGLQPR; the protein is encoded by the coding sequence ATGAACACCCCGCTGGACGGCACCCCCCTGGATTTCCCCTCGGACCAGGCCGTGCACGCAGCACTCGCCACGGTGATCGATCCCGAGCTGCGCCGCCCCATCACCGAGCTGGGCATGGTGGACACGGTGGAGGTGTCCGACGGCGGCCGGGTGCGGATCGGCGTGCTCCTGACCATTGCGGGCTGTCCCTTGCGCGGCACCATCACCGCCGACTGCGAAGCGGCGCTGTCCGCGCTGCCGGGGGTGACCGGCGTCGAGGTTGAGCTGAAGGTCATGACCCAGGACCAGCGCGATGCGCTCAAGGAACAGCTGCGTGGCGCCGGCGGGCAGCGCGGTATCCCGTTCAACCAGCCCGGATCGCTGACCAGGGTGTATGCCGTCGCGAGCGGAAAGGGCGGCGTCGGCAAATCGTCGGTGACCGTGAACCTGGCCTGCGCCCTGGCCGCCCAGGGCCTCCGCGTGGGGATTGTGGACGCGGACGTGTACGGCTTCTCCGTCCCGGCGCTGATGGGGATCACCCAGTCCCCCACCCGGGTGGACGACATGATCCTGCCGCCGGTGGCCTATGGTGTCAAGGTCATCTCCATCGGCATGTTCGTCACCGGGAACCAGCCGGTGGCCTGGCGGGGGCCCATGCTGCACCGGGCCCTCGAACAGTTCCTCACCGACGTCTACTTCGGCGACCTCGATGCCCTCTTCCTGGACCTTCCGCCCGGCACCGGCGACATCGCGATCTCGGTGGCCCAACTGCTCCCGCAGGCGCAGATCCTCGTCGTGACGACCCCGCAAGCCGCCGCAGCCGATGTGGCCGAGCGCGCCGGGGCGATCGCCACCCAGACCGGCCAGGCCGTGGCCGGCGTGGTGGAAAACATGTCCTATCTGGAACTGCCCGACGGCAGCCGGATGGAACTGTTCGGCAGCGGCGGGGGTACCGTGCTCGCCGGGCGGCTGTCCGCCACGGTGGGCACCGACGTTCCGCTGCTCGGGCAGATCCCGCTGGACATCCTGCTGCGGGAAGGCGGCGACGCCGGGGTCCCGCTGGTGCTGGGCCGTCCCGAAACCCCGGCGGCCGTAGCCCTGCTGGAGATCGCCGGGAAGCTCGCCTCGGTCCCGCGCGGGCTGGGGGGAAAGCCCCTGGGCCTGCAGCCCCGCTAG
- a CDS encoding APC family permease yields the protein MSNHAVLARRLNTFDAVVIGLGSMIGAGVFAAFTPAAQAAGSGLLLGLLVAAVVAYCNATASAQLAAEYPTSGGSYVYGRERLGPWPGFLAGWGFIIGKTASSAAMALTFAAYAAPPGWERPVAIAAVLLLAAVNYRGVTRTAALTRIIVAAVLAALAVVAAACWGAGAADPLRLVDGGLFSHGWYGILQSAGLLFFAFAGYARIATMGEEVINPRTTIPRAIVIALAIAVAVYAVIAVSVLAVLGPDGIAGTPAPLAAAVSAGSWNWASPLVRVGAALASLGALLALIAGLGRTSLAMAREADLPRWLAAVHPRFKVPHRAELALAGVICLIISVADLRGAIGFSSFGVLVYYLVANLAAYTQTGEHRRYPRALQLAGAVACMALVATLPVGSVIAGLVMFAAGILYRGVRLRFAGTSGSNDP from the coding sequence TTGAGCAACCATGCGGTTCTGGCCCGCAGGCTGAACACCTTTGATGCGGTCGTCATCGGCCTCGGGTCCATGATCGGCGCCGGGGTCTTCGCCGCGTTCACCCCTGCGGCCCAGGCCGCCGGGTCCGGGCTGCTGCTCGGCCTCCTGGTGGCGGCCGTGGTCGCGTACTGCAACGCCACGGCCTCGGCCCAGCTCGCCGCCGAATATCCGACCTCCGGCGGCAGCTACGTCTACGGGCGGGAACGGCTCGGTCCCTGGCCGGGCTTTCTGGCCGGCTGGGGCTTCATCATCGGCAAGACGGCCAGCAGCGCGGCCATGGCCCTGACGTTTGCCGCCTACGCTGCGCCTCCCGGCTGGGAACGGCCCGTCGCGATCGCCGCGGTGCTCCTGCTGGCCGCCGTGAACTACCGGGGCGTGACACGCACCGCTGCCCTGACCCGGATCATCGTCGCCGCTGTCCTGGCCGCCCTGGCCGTCGTCGCCGCAGCCTGCTGGGGGGCCGGCGCCGCCGACCCCCTGAGGCTTGTGGACGGGGGCCTGTTTTCCCACGGCTGGTACGGGATCCTGCAGTCCGCCGGCCTGCTTTTCTTCGCCTTCGCCGGCTACGCCCGCATTGCCACCATGGGCGAAGAGGTCATCAATCCGCGGACGACCATTCCTCGGGCCATCGTGATCGCGCTGGCCATCGCCGTCGCGGTCTACGCCGTCATCGCCGTCAGCGTCCTCGCGGTCCTCGGCCCGGACGGCATCGCCGGCACCCCGGCGCCGCTGGCCGCCGCCGTATCGGCCGGGTCCTGGAACTGGGCATCGCCTCTCGTCCGGGTGGGCGCCGCACTTGCCTCGCTCGGGGCGCTGCTGGCCCTGATCGCCGGCCTGGGCAGGACCAGCCTGGCCATGGCGCGGGAAGCGGACCTGCCCCGCTGGCTGGCCGCCGTGCATCCACGCTTCAAGGTCCCGCACCGGGCCGAACTGGCCCTTGCCGGAGTCATCTGCCTCATCATCAGCGTGGCCGACCTCCGGGGAGCCATCGGCTTTTCGTCCTTCGGTGTCCTGGTCTACTACCTCGTCGCCAACCTCGCCGCGTACACCCAGACCGGAGAACACCGCCGCTACCCCAGGGCGCTGCAGCTCGCCGGCGCCGTCGCGTGCATGGCCCTCGTGGCCACCCTGCCCGTGGGCTCCGTGATCGCGGGACTGGTCATGTTCGCCGCCGGCATCCTGTACCGCGGCGTGCGGCTGCGCTTCGCCGGAACGTCAGGAAGTAACGATCCATGA
- a CDS encoding DUF1003 domain-containing protein → MEAALADNTTPRTSTVRPGSKPTAKGSLDTPLSGRARILPKFSPNPDAFGHATEGFARFMGTPTFLVYMTVFCVFWLVWNTFAPKEWQFDSRDLGYTLLTLMLSLQASYAAPLLLLAQNRQDDRDRVSLQQDRQRAERNLSDTEYLTRELASLRIALREVATRDYVRAELRSMLEDMLEAQEELRTHDPSAGIHESPRDKVKEKLKEKRDKQRGPRTQQIPKVRPEKKPDKPAALPATPDAPATVPGTPATPAAEPDTQGLPAHHTFPES, encoded by the coding sequence TTGGAGGCCGCATTGGCTGATAACACCACCCCAAGAACCTCCACCGTCCGGCCGGGCAGCAAACCCACAGCTAAGGGCAGCCTCGATACCCCGTTGAGCGGCCGCGCGCGGATCCTGCCCAAGTTCTCTCCCAACCCGGACGCCTTCGGTCATGCCACGGAGGGCTTCGCCCGCTTCATGGGCACCCCGACGTTCCTGGTCTATATGACCGTGTTCTGCGTCTTTTGGCTGGTCTGGAACACCTTCGCTCCGAAAGAGTGGCAGTTCGACTCCCGGGACCTCGGCTATACGCTGCTGACCCTGATGCTATCGCTGCAGGCCTCGTATGCCGCCCCGCTGCTGCTCCTGGCCCAGAACCGCCAGGATGACCGGGACCGCGTCTCGCTCCAGCAGGACCGGCAGCGCGCCGAGCGCAACCTCTCCGACACCGAATACCTGACCCGCGAACTGGCCTCCCTGCGCATCGCCCTGCGTGAAGTCGCCACCCGCGACTACGTGCGGGCCGAGCTGCGGAGCATGCTCGAGGACATGCTGGAGGCGCAGGAAGAACTGCGCACCCATGACCCGTCAGCCGGGATCCACGAGAGCCCGCGGGACAAGGTCAAGGAGAAGCTGAAGGAGAAGCGCGACAAGCAACGCGGTCCCCGGACCCAACAGATCCCCAAAGTCAGGCCGGAGAAGAAACCGGACAAGCCTGCCGCCCTGCCGGCCACGCCGGACGCCCCGGCCACCGTGCCCGGCACCCCCGCCACTCCTGCCGCCGAGCCGGACACCCAGGGCCTGCCCGCACACCACACCTTCCCCGAAAGCTGA
- a CDS encoding CBS domain-containing protein, translating to MSTNLARVFVARLLGLDVFDPLGDRLGRLRDVVVLSRGTRSAPHVVGIVVEVPGKKRVFVPMTRITSIDQTQVICTGLVNLRRFEQRGAETLVVAEMFDRRVTLADGSGDATIEDIAMDRHRSGDWFVSKLFVRRGHSLSPLSRLRRNETMIIDWADALQGAKTEPQAATQFVATHEDLKPADFAEALQEMSDKRRFEVASELQDERLADVLQEMREGDQVEILSALDVNRAADVLEEMDPDDAADLLAELPSAQAEELLQLMEPEGAEDVRRLLEYDEDTAGGLMTPVPVILPPEATVAEALAHVRREELSPALASSIFIARPPLETPTGRFLGVVHIQQLLRYPPPEPLGNLVDKTLEPVSDHAHISEVARTLATYNLNSLPVVNSDGRLVGAVTVDDVLDHLLPDDWRTHEDDVPIRKLGGRIG from the coding sequence GTGAGCACAAATCTTGCGCGGGTATTTGTTGCGCGCCTTCTCGGACTGGATGTCTTCGACCCCCTGGGCGACCGTCTGGGCCGGCTGCGCGATGTCGTCGTGCTCTCACGCGGCACCCGGAGCGCCCCGCACGTGGTCGGCATCGTCGTCGAGGTCCCGGGCAAGAAACGCGTCTTTGTCCCGATGACCCGGATTACCTCGATTGATCAGACCCAGGTCATCTGCACCGGGCTGGTGAACCTGCGCCGCTTCGAACAACGCGGCGCGGAGACCCTGGTGGTGGCCGAAATGTTCGACCGCCGGGTCACCCTCGCGGACGGCAGCGGCGACGCGACCATCGAGGACATCGCGATGGACAGGCACCGCTCCGGCGACTGGTTCGTCAGCAAGCTCTTTGTCCGCCGCGGCCATTCCCTGTCGCCGCTGAGCCGGCTGCGCCGCAACGAGACCATGATCATTGACTGGGCCGACGCGCTGCAGGGTGCCAAGACCGAGCCGCAGGCGGCCACCCAGTTCGTCGCGACCCATGAGGACCTGAAGCCGGCCGACTTTGCCGAGGCACTCCAGGAGATGAGCGACAAGCGCCGCTTCGAAGTCGCCAGCGAGTTGCAGGATGAACGGCTGGCCGACGTCCTGCAGGAAATGCGGGAAGGCGACCAGGTGGAGATCCTCTCCGCGCTGGACGTCAACCGCGCCGCGGACGTGCTGGAGGAAATGGACCCCGACGACGCCGCAGACCTCCTCGCCGAACTCCCCAGCGCCCAGGCCGAAGAACTGCTCCAGCTGATGGAGCCCGAAGGCGCCGAAGACGTCCGCCGCCTGCTCGAATACGACGAGGACACCGCCGGCGGCCTGATGACCCCGGTCCCGGTGATCCTGCCGCCCGAAGCAACCGTCGCCGAGGCGCTCGCGCACGTCCGCCGTGAGGAGCTCTCACCCGCGCTGGCGTCATCGATCTTCATCGCGCGGCCCCCGCTGGAGACGCCCACGGGCCGGTTCCTCGGCGTCGTGCATATCCAGCAACTGCTGCGCTATCCCCCGCCCGAACCGCTGGGCAACCTTGTTGACAAGACCCTGGAACCGGTCTCGGACCACGCCCACATCAGCGAGGTGGCCCGCACGCTGGCGACCTACAACCTCAACTCGCTCCCCGTCGTCAACAGCGATGGACGGCTTGTGGGGGCGGTGACTGTTGATGACGTGCTTGATCACCTGTTGCCCGATGACTGGCGCACCCACGAGGACGATGTCCCGATAAGGAAGCTTGGAGGCCGCATTGGCTGA
- a CDS encoding aminopeptidase P family protein, translated as MNDADNTQVSASQPLDERVNNRSQRPSSDAFKAFMASNWAPSRQQLPERDVVADHAAARRRAISVQFKGERLVIPAGPLKVRSNDCDYRFRPHSGFAHLTGLGVDHEPDAVLVLEPVADGKGDDGGNHQATLYFRPLAGRDTEQFYADSRSGEFWIGARPTLAEFKARLGLETADIGGLELAVTKNVGAPEIGGISIRLVRKVDENIDALVDTARYNTAKDPENLDLGVLDALDDKLAEALSELRLLKDEWEIEQMKTAVAATVQGFTEVVKALPRALTHQRGERVVEGAFFARAREEGNELGYDTIAASGNNATVLHWTRNTGRINAGELLLLDAGVEADSLYTADITRTLPANGTFTGIQRKVYEAVLDAADAGFAAARPGTKFRDIHTAATTVLAERLAEWGLLPVSVEEAISAEGQQHRRWMPHGTSHHLGLDVHDCAQAKRELYLDGVLTPGMVFTIEPGLYFKEEDLGIPEEYRGIGVRIEDDILMTAEGPVNLSAALPRKADDVESWMSGIYQEADTRPPSLTGP; from the coding sequence GTGAACGATGCAGATAACACCCAGGTCTCCGCTTCCCAGCCTCTCGACGAGCGCGTCAACAACCGCTCGCAGCGGCCCAGTTCCGACGCGTTCAAGGCCTTTATGGCCAGCAATTGGGCGCCGTCCCGGCAACAGCTCCCCGAACGGGACGTTGTCGCGGACCACGCCGCCGCCCGGCGCCGCGCCATTTCAGTGCAGTTCAAAGGTGAACGGCTGGTCATCCCCGCCGGGCCGCTGAAGGTCCGCTCGAATGACTGCGACTACCGCTTCCGCCCGCATTCGGGCTTCGCGCACCTCACCGGCCTGGGCGTGGACCATGAGCCCGACGCTGTCCTGGTCCTGGAGCCGGTGGCCGATGGCAAGGGCGACGACGGCGGGAACCACCAGGCGACGCTCTACTTCCGGCCGCTGGCCGGCCGGGACACCGAGCAGTTCTACGCCGACTCACGGTCCGGCGAGTTCTGGATCGGCGCGCGGCCGACCCTCGCCGAGTTCAAGGCCCGGCTGGGCCTGGAGACCGCGGATATCGGCGGGCTGGAGCTGGCGGTCACCAAGAACGTGGGCGCCCCGGAAATCGGCGGGATCTCGATCCGCCTGGTGCGCAAGGTCGACGAGAACATCGATGCCCTCGTGGACACCGCCCGTTACAACACGGCCAAGGATCCCGAGAACCTGGACCTCGGCGTCCTCGATGCCCTGGACGACAAGCTCGCCGAGGCCCTCTCCGAGCTTCGTCTGCTCAAGGACGAGTGGGAAATCGAGCAGATGAAGACCGCCGTCGCCGCCACCGTGCAGGGCTTCACCGAGGTCGTCAAGGCCCTGCCGCGGGCGCTCACCCACCAGCGCGGCGAGCGCGTCGTGGAAGGCGCGTTCTTCGCCCGGGCCCGGGAGGAAGGCAACGAGCTCGGTTATGACACCATCGCGGCGTCCGGCAACAACGCCACCGTGCTGCACTGGACCCGGAACACCGGCAGGATCAACGCCGGCGAACTGCTGCTGCTTGACGCCGGCGTCGAGGCCGACTCGCTCTACACCGCGGACATCACCCGCACCCTGCCGGCCAACGGCACCTTCACCGGGATCCAGCGCAAGGTCTACGAGGCGGTGCTCGACGCCGCCGACGCCGGCTTTGCCGCCGCCCGGCCCGGCACGAAGTTCCGCGACATCCACACCGCGGCCACCACCGTGCTGGCGGAGCGGCTCGCCGAATGGGGCCTGCTGCCGGTCTCCGTCGAGGAAGCCATCAGCGCCGAGGGCCAGCAGCACCGCCGCTGGATGCCGCACGGCACCAGCCACCACCTGGGCCTGGACGTCCACGACTGCGCCCAGGCGAAGCGTGAGCTGTACCTGGACGGCGTCCTGACCCCCGGTATGGTGTTCACGATCGAACCCGGCCTCTACTTCAAGGAAGAGGACCTCGGCATTCCCGAGGAATACCGTGGCATCGGCGTCCGCATCGAGGATGACATCCTGATGACGGCCGAAGGTCCGGTCAACCTCAGCGCGGCACTGCCCCGCAAGGCGGACGACGTCGAGTCCTGGATGTCGGGCATCTACCAGGAAGCCGACACCAGACCGCCTAGCCTCACCGGCCCGTAA
- a CDS encoding PHP domain-containing protein, which translates to MRIDLHAHSNVSDGTQAPADVMASAAAAGLDVVALTDHDSTDGWAEAAPAAREHGIALVPGMEVSCRTAEGISVHLLSYLHDPAHPGLLEEITKAKDARHTRAQRMVSLLAEDYPLTWDDVIHHVAPGATLGRPHIADALVAAGVVEDRSEAFSSILTSHSRYFVQHYAPDPALAVGLVRAAGGVPVFAHPVASARGRIVGERTYREMIDAGLAGLEIYHRDNPEEGREFLLRLARRHGLLVTGSSDYHGSGKPNLLGENLTSPEVLARIEELGTGTSVVR; encoded by the coding sequence GTGAGGATTGACCTGCATGCCCACTCGAATGTTTCCGACGGCACCCAAGCCCCGGCGGACGTGATGGCGTCTGCCGCGGCGGCCGGGCTCGACGTCGTGGCCCTGACCGACCACGACTCCACCGACGGCTGGGCGGAGGCGGCCCCCGCGGCCCGGGAACACGGCATCGCCCTGGTGCCCGGAATGGAAGTCTCCTGCCGCACGGCGGAGGGCATCAGCGTCCACCTGCTCAGCTACCTGCATGACCCGGCCCATCCCGGGCTGCTGGAGGAAATCACCAAGGCCAAGGACGCCCGCCACACCCGGGCGCAACGGATGGTGTCACTGCTGGCCGAGGACTATCCGCTGACCTGGGATGACGTCATCCACCATGTGGCGCCCGGGGCAACCCTGGGCCGGCCGCACATCGCCGATGCGCTCGTCGCCGCGGGCGTGGTCGAGGACCGGTCCGAGGCCTTCAGCTCGATCCTGACCTCGCACTCGCGGTACTTCGTGCAGCACTACGCGCCGGACCCGGCGCTCGCCGTCGGACTGGTCCGTGCAGCCGGCGGGGTTCCGGTGTTTGCCCATCCCGTCGCGTCCGCGCGCGGACGGATCGTGGGGGAGCGCACCTATCGGGAGATGATCGACGCCGGACTGGCCGGGCTGGAGATCTACCACCGGGACAACCCGGAGGAGGGCCGGGAGTTCCTCCTCCGCCTGGCCCGCCGGCATGGCCTGCTGGTGACGGGATCCTCGGACTACCACGGCTCCGGGAAGCCGAACCTGCTGGGCGAGAACCTGACCTCGCCCGAGGTGCTGGCCAGGATCGAGGAACTGGGCACCGGAACTTCCGTGGTGCGGTGA
- a CDS encoding YnfA family protein, producing MTIAKSIALFVLAAAAEIGGAWLVWQSVREGKEWWWAGLGVVALGLYGFAATLQPDAHFGRILAAYGGVFVAGSLAWGMIFDGFRPDRWDTAGTVICLLGVSVIMFAPRGAG from the coding sequence ATGACCATCGCCAAGTCCATCGCGCTCTTCGTCCTGGCAGCAGCAGCTGAAATCGGCGGTGCCTGGCTCGTCTGGCAGTCGGTCCGCGAAGGCAAGGAGTGGTGGTGGGCCGGGCTGGGAGTAGTCGCTTTGGGCCTCTACGGGTTCGCGGCGACCCTGCAGCCGGACGCGCACTTCGGCCGGATCCTCGCCGCGTACGGAGGCGTGTTCGTCGCCGGTTCCCTGGCCTGGGGCATGATCTTCGACGGATTCCGGCCCGACCGGTGGGACACCGCCGGCACGGTGATCTGCCTGCTCGGGGTGTCCGTCATCATGTTCGCACCCCGCGGCGCGGGCTGA